From the Martelella mediterranea DSM 17316 genome, one window contains:
- a CDS encoding J domain-containing protein, which yields MSFWEKLVHFVSQSAGNVLSGVVEAVRTLFEGDPETRRQVAFSVSLIALSAKMAKADGFVTMEEVAAFHEIFEIPEEERVNVARLYNLARQDIAGYDAYARKLKGLCSDGEEGCPLLEEVIDGLFHIAKADGSIHEKELDFLAHVAEIFGISEARFQTICARHMDMGDRDPYGVLGVSRNDDFKTIRSRYRALVAENHPDRLIARGVPKEFHAAANDRMARINAAYEAIERELKAA from the coding sequence ATGTCATTCTGGGAAAAACTGGTCCATTTCGTCAGCCAGTCCGCCGGCAACGTCCTTTCGGGCGTGGTCGAGGCGGTGCGCACGCTGTTCGAGGGCGACCCCGAAACCCGCCGCCAGGTGGCGTTTTCCGTTTCGCTGATCGCGCTTTCGGCGAAGATGGCGAAGGCCGATGGATTCGTGACCATGGAAGAGGTTGCCGCCTTCCACGAGATTTTCGAAATCCCGGAGGAAGAGCGCGTCAACGTCGCCCGGCTCTATAATCTCGCCCGGCAGGATATCGCCGGCTACGATGCCTATGCGCGCAAGCTCAAGGGGCTCTGCTCGGATGGCGAGGAAGGCTGCCCGCTGCTGGAAGAGGTGATTGACGGCCTGTTCCACATCGCCAAGGCCGACGGCAGCATCCACGAGAAGGAGCTGGATTTCCTGGCCCATGTCGCCGAAATCTTCGGCATCAGCGAGGCCCGCTTCCAGACCATCTGCGCGCGCCATATGGATATGGGCGACCGCGATCCTTACGGCGTGCTCGGCGTCTCCCGCAATGATGACTTCAAGACCATCCGCAGCCGCTACCGCGCGCTGGTGGCCGAAAACCATCCCGACCGGCTGATCGCGCGCGGGGTTCCGAAGGAATTCCACGCCGCCGCCAATGATCGCATGGCTCGCATCAACGCGGCCTATGAGGCGATCGAGCGCGAATTGAAGGCGGCGTGA
- a CDS encoding DUF1176 domain-containing protein: MSAAPIRLLLAATFLPAVPAFAADDGLATAKAMVTAAHPGQCESDLAERFDGLEDQTFDVSWPETRYDGTVEDVKGRLYQITCGLGAYNVAVAYVFAREDGFPEEGEIVSFATPAYSVDYEPGDDTYTKLVRDPAVTGFTAGTILVNPEFDAETNTISTFEKWRGLGDAYSTGRWTLEKGSFVLKHYVIDPIYEANLEDPPEALSDTQYTLYDAGP, translated from the coding sequence ATGAGTGCCGCGCCTATCCGCCTACTGCTGGCTGCCACCTTCCTCCCTGCAGTTCCCGCCTTTGCCGCCGATGACGGCCTTGCGACCGCGAAGGCCATGGTCACCGCCGCCCATCCCGGCCAGTGCGAGAGCGATCTTGCCGAACGCTTCGACGGGCTCGAGGATCAGACGTTCGACGTGTCCTGGCCGGAGACCCGCTACGACGGGACGGTGGAGGACGTGAAGGGGCGGCTTTACCAGATCACTTGCGGGCTCGGCGCCTATAACGTGGCTGTCGCCTATGTCTTTGCCCGCGAGGACGGCTTTCCCGAGGAAGGCGAAATCGTATCCTTCGCGACGCCCGCGTACTCCGTCGATTACGAGCCCGGCGACGACACCTATACCAAACTTGTCCGTGATCCGGCGGTGACCGGGTTTACGGCCGGCACGATCCTGGTCAATCCGGAATTCGATGCCGAGACCAACACGATCTCCACCTTCGAGAAATGGCGCGGGCTGGGAGATGCCTATTCCACCGGACGCTGGACGCTGGAGAAGGGCAGTTTCGTGCTGAAGCACTATGTCATCGATCCGATCTACGAGGCCAATCTCGAAGACCCGCCCGAAGCGCTGAGCGACACCCAATACACGCTCTATGACGCCGGGCCCTGA
- a CDS encoding NAD(P)/FAD-dependent oxidoreductase yields MTRHFRTIIIGRGLMGAAAARHLAGMEEGVAVIGPDEPVDKASHTGVFASHYDEGRITRTIDRNPVWARLANRSIARYRDIERDSGIDFFGEVGALIVGPGRSRGRYVETIMDAAGQCGATAEIVDGAGLQEKFPYFSFAPKTEGVFEPRRAGYISPRRLVAAQSLLAGKAGAEVIAATVTEVSDGGVRVSVTTDAGETLTADKVLVAAGGFTINEKLLPAKVDLTVFARTIAYFEVDEEEARSLSAMPSLIYKAEFDEDGIYLLPPIRYPDGRWYIKIGGDPDDVPLSSEADIRDWFRSTGHNATREHLTRIICDLMPKLKVLQSETGTCVTSYSPSGYPMIGFSPSPRIAVLTAGCGAAAKSSDEIGRLGAVLMAQGSLAGEGYPVDFAPSFS; encoded by the coding sequence ATGACACGACATTTCAGGACAATCATCATCGGTCGCGGTCTGATGGGCGCTGCGGCCGCGCGTCATCTGGCAGGCATGGAGGAGGGCGTCGCCGTCATCGGGCCGGATGAGCCGGTGGACAAGGCTTCGCACACGGGCGTTTTCGCCAGCCATTACGATGAGGGCCGCATTACCCGCACCATCGACCGAAATCCGGTCTGGGCGCGGCTCGCCAACCGTTCGATTGCCCGTTACCGCGACATCGAGCGCGACAGCGGCATCGATTTCTTCGGCGAGGTTGGCGCGCTGATCGTCGGGCCGGGGCGCTCGCGCGGGCGCTATGTCGAAACCATCATGGATGCCGCCGGACAATGCGGGGCCACCGCCGAAATCGTGGACGGCGCGGGGCTTCAGGAGAAATTCCCCTACTTCTCCTTCGCGCCGAAAACCGAGGGCGTGTTCGAACCGCGCCGGGCGGGTTACATCTCGCCGCGCCGGCTCGTGGCCGCGCAGTCCCTTCTTGCCGGAAAGGCCGGGGCGGAGGTGATCGCCGCGACCGTGACCGAGGTGAGCGATGGCGGCGTGCGGGTCAGCGTCACCACCGATGCCGGCGAGACGCTGACCGCCGACAAGGTGCTGGTGGCCGCCGGCGGCTTCACCATCAATGAGAAGCTTCTGCCGGCGAAGGTCGACCTCACCGTCTTTGCCCGCACCATCGCCTATTTCGAGGTGGATGAGGAGGAGGCGCGGTCGCTGTCGGCCATGCCCAGCCTGATCTACAAGGCGGAGTTCGACGAAGACGGCATCTACCTGCTGCCGCCGATCCGTTATCCCGATGGCCGCTGGTATATCAAGATCGGCGGCGACCCCGATGATGTGCCGCTTTCAAGCGAGGCGGATATCCGCGACTGGTTCCGCTCGACGGGGCATAACGCCACGCGCGAGCATCTGACCCGGATCATTTGCGACCTGATGCCGAAGCTGAAGGTGTTGCAATCGGAAACCGGCACCTGCGTGACGAGCTACTCGCCGTCGGGCTATCCGATGATCGGCTTCTCGCCATCGCCCCGGATCGCGGTGCTGACCGCCGGTTGCGGCGCGGCCGCCAAGAGCTCGGACGAGATCGGCCGGCTGGGCGCGGTGCTGATGGCGCAAGGTTCGCTTGCGGGTGAGGGCTACCCGGTCGATTTCGCGCCGTCATTCTCATAA
- the mraZ gene encoding division/cell wall cluster transcriptional repressor MraZ, translating into MNRFLSNATKKVDAKGRVSVPAVFRTVLAERNITELYCFQDFVFPAISIGGPDLLDRFERQIDQEDPFSAEANSMSLLIHGGGVFAKLDAEGRLMVTDFIRDFTGIDTEVTFVGRADHFQLWEPQAFQEAQAQARKARLGGRAGA; encoded by the coding sequence ATGAACCGGTTTCTGTCCAACGCGACCAAGAAGGTCGACGCCAAGGGAAGGGTGTCGGTGCCTGCGGTGTTCCGCACGGTGCTGGCGGAGCGGAATATCACGGAGCTTTATTGCTTCCAGGATTTCGTCTTCCCGGCAATCAGCATCGGCGGCCCCGATTTGCTCGACCGTTTCGAGCGGCAGATCGACCAGGAGGACCCGTTCTCGGCGGAAGCAAACAGCATGTCGCTGCTGATCCATGGCGGCGGCGTGTTCGCGAAACTCGATGCCGAGGGGCGGTTGATGGTCACGGACTTCATCCGCGATTTCACCGGCATCGATACGGAGGTCACATTTGTGGGGCGGGCGGATCACTTCCAGCTTTGGGAGCCGCAGGCATTTCAGGAAGCGCAGGCGCAAGCGCGCAAGGCCCGTCTCGGCGGGCGGGCGGGCGCCTGA
- the rsmH gene encoding 16S rRNA (cytosine(1402)-N(4))-methyltransferase RsmH, which translates to MAGNPGTIDADGGPVRHIPVMLAEVLAQLKPAPGKIILDGTFGAGGYSSALLEEGAEVIGLDRDPNAIAAASDLLARYPRLSLHHARFSTLDRYAPEGGLDGVVLDIGVSSMQIDEAERGFSFQKNGPLDMRMSGEGVSAADVVNRAKVGDLTRIFGILGEEKNAGRIARAIEKKRAEEPFATTRDLAGLIEIVTPRRAKDKIHPATRVFQALRVYVNDELGELAGALLAAERALKPSSVLAVVTFHSLEDRIVKQFISARLGKAGGSRHLPEVAPAPALFDQPGKAMIAASEAEAAENPRARSAKLRAAIRTSAPAPETGLDAFGLPSLADISRLGGA; encoded by the coding sequence ATGGCGGGGAATCCTGGCACAATCGATGCCGATGGCGGACCGGTTCGTCACATTCCGGTTATGCTTGCCGAGGTGCTGGCTCAATTGAAGCCGGCGCCCGGCAAGATCATTCTCGACGGCACGTTCGGCGCGGGCGGCTATTCCAGCGCGCTGCTGGAGGAGGGCGCCGAGGTCATCGGCCTCGACCGCGATCCAAATGCGATTGCCGCAGCCAGCGATCTTCTCGCACGCTACCCGCGCCTGTCTCTGCATCACGCCCGTTTCTCCACGCTCGATCGCTATGCCCCGGAAGGCGGGCTTGACGGCGTGGTTCTCGATATCGGCGTTTCCTCCATGCAGATCGACGAGGCCGAGCGCGGCTTCTCCTTCCAGAAAAACGGCCCGCTCGACATGCGTATGTCGGGCGAGGGCGTTTCCGCCGCCGATGTCGTCAATCGGGCGAAGGTCGGCGACCTGACGCGGATTTTCGGTATTCTGGGCGAGGAAAAGAACGCCGGCCGCATCGCCCGCGCAATCGAGAAGAAGCGCGCCGAAGAGCCGTTTGCGACCACCCGCGACCTTGCCGGTCTGATCGAGATCGTTACCCCGCGCCGCGCCAAGGACAAGATCCATCCGGCGACCCGCGTGTTTCAGGCGCTCCGCGTCTACGTGAATGATGAACTCGGCGAACTCGCCGGCGCGCTGCTGGCCGCCGAACGGGCTTTGAAGCCGAGCAGCGTGCTGGCGGTGGTTACCTTTCATTCGCTCGAGGACCGGATCGTCAAGCAGTTCATTTCGGCGCGCCTCGGCAAGGCTGGCGGTTCGCGCCACCTGCCGGAAGTCGCGCCGGCGCCCGCTCTTTTCGATCAGCCGGGCAAGGCCATGATTGCGGCGAGCGAGGCAGAGGCCGCGGAAAACCCGCGGGCGCGCTCGGCCAAGCTCCGCGCTGCGATCCGCACATCCGCGCCTGCGCCTGAAACCGGGCTCGATGCCTTCGGCCTTCCGTCCCTTGCCGATATTTCCCGCCTTGGAGGCGCCTGA
- the ftsL gene encoding cell division protein FtsL translates to MLRPLDLILILVMVATATVTYTIKYSVEATYDEVRALDDQIALEQNNIDLLKADEALLTQPARMARLAEFFAAELDLHPAEPEQIATLDQLPPIKAEPVEEDLPPLMAGDAPDGTDIVITGSVTP, encoded by the coding sequence ATGCTTCGTCCGCTCGATCTCATCCTTATTCTGGTCATGGTCGCGACCGCGACGGTCACCTACACGATCAAATACAGCGTCGAGGCGACCTATGACGAGGTTCGCGCGCTCGACGACCAGATCGCGCTGGAGCAGAACAATATCGATCTCCTGAAGGCCGACGAGGCGCTGCTGACGCAGCCCGCCCGCATGGCGCGGCTTGCCGAATTCTTCGCCGCCGAGCTCGACCTGCACCCGGCCGAACCGGAGCAGATCGCAACGCTCGACCAGCTTCCCCCCATCAAAGCCGAGCCCGTCGAAGAGGATCTGCCGCCGCTGATGGCTGGCGACGCCCCCGACGGCACGGATATCGTCATAACCGGATCGGTGACACCATGA
- a CDS encoding peptidoglycan D,D-transpeptidase FtsI family protein — MIKLPGILKLKPKLKPMLKPKTRRAAKATEDAARPDVFQGTAKKRVNLARSRVGFVTFAFVAVYAVIGGRLVHYSLAKDDGAVARAAMPLTLARRPDIVDRNGAVLATDVRMMSLYADPSMITSADDVLDALLPIFPDLDAKRAYRLLNSKGEFVWLKRQITPKQQSQVLAAGVPGVGFRPEVHRFYPGGPQAAHILGLVDIDNRGLSGIERYMDRTDGISGLMGLGLSGAMDLKPFETSIDLRVQSILRDVLVEGVNKFHAIGATGTVLDVNTGEIIALASVPDFDPNNPPPATDPRMLNDAITGVYEMGSTFKAFTLAMGLESGKFNMNSLVDAKTPLIFGRSRIRDDHAQNRILTYPEVFTYSSNIAASRIAAAVGPDYQRTFLENLGLLDKMDTEIGGAGTPQRPQKWGGVFSATVSFGQGVTTTSLQTAAAAAALVNGGKLLTPTFLPRSREEADRIAKHVVSKETSDKMRYLLRLNGTDGSGRNGQVPGYRVGGKTGTSEKIIDGKYSKDRNFNAFLAAFPMDNPQYVVLVTIDDAKKVEGVPGRTAAWNAGPMNGEIIRRTAPILGVDPDFGAEGAALLASY, encoded by the coding sequence ATGATCAAGCTCCCCGGCATCCTCAAACTGAAGCCCAAGCTGAAGCCCATGCTGAAGCCCAAGACGCGTCGTGCTGCGAAGGCCACGGAAGATGCAGCGCGGCCCGACGTGTTCCAGGGCACGGCCAAGAAACGGGTCAATCTTGCGCGCAGCCGCGTCGGCTTTGTCACCTTCGCCTTTGTCGCCGTCTATGCCGTGATCGGCGGGCGGCTGGTGCACTATTCGCTGGCCAAGGATGATGGCGCGGTTGCCCGCGCGGCGATGCCGCTGACGCTGGCGCGCCGCCCGGATATCGTCGACCGCAACGGCGCGGTGCTTGCGACCGATGTCCGGATGATGTCGCTTTATGCCGACCCCTCGATGATCACCAGCGCCGACGACGTTCTCGACGCGCTGCTGCCGATCTTCCCCGATCTCGATGCCAAGCGCGCCTACCGGCTGCTAAACTCCAAGGGCGAATTCGTCTGGCTGAAGCGCCAGATCACGCCCAAGCAGCAGAGCCAGGTTCTGGCCGCCGGCGTGCCCGGCGTCGGCTTCCGCCCGGAAGTGCATCGCTTCTATCCCGGCGGTCCGCAGGCGGCACATATTCTCGGCCTTGTCGATATCGACAATCGCGGCCTGTCCGGCATCGAGCGCTATATGGACAGGACCGACGGGATTTCCGGTCTGATGGGCCTCGGCCTCTCCGGCGCGATGGACCTGAAGCCGTTCGAGACCTCGATCGACCTGCGCGTCCAGAGCATCCTGCGCGACGTTCTGGTGGAAGGCGTCAACAAGTTCCACGCCATCGGCGCGACCGGAACCGTTCTCGACGTCAACACCGGCGAGATCATTGCGCTTGCATCGGTGCCCGATTTCGATCCGAACAACCCGCCGCCGGCGACCGATCCGCGCATGCTGAACGACGCGATCACCGGCGTCTACGAAATGGGCTCGACGTTCAAGGCTTTCACGCTGGCGATGGGGCTGGAATCCGGCAAGTTCAACATGAACAGCCTCGTGGACGCAAAGACGCCGCTGATCTTTGGCCGCTCGCGCATCCGCGACGACCATGCCCAGAACCGGATACTCACCTATCCGGAGGTCTTTACCTATTCCTCCAATATCGCCGCATCGCGCATCGCCGCCGCCGTCGGTCCCGATTACCAGCGCACCTTCCTGGAAAATCTCGGTCTGCTCGACAAGATGGACACCGAGATCGGCGGCGCGGGAACGCCCCAGCGGCCGCAGAAATGGGGCGGGGTCTTCTCCGCGACCGTCTCCTTCGGCCAGGGCGTGACCACGACCTCACTGCAGACGGCGGCCGCCGCGGCGGCGCTCGTCAATGGCGGCAAGCTTCTGACGCCGACCTTCCTGCCGCGCAGCCGGGAGGAGGCCGACCGGATCGCCAAGCACGTGGTTTCCAAGGAAACCAGCGACAAGATGCGTTATCTCCTGCGGCTGAACGGCACGGACGGCTCGGGGCGGAACGGCCAGGTGCCGGGCTATCGCGTTGGCGGCAAGACCGGCACGTCGGAGAAGATTATCGATGGGAAATATTCGAAAGATCGCAACTTCAACGCTTTTCTTGCCGCATTTCCCATGGACAACCCGCAATATGTCGTCCTCGTGACGATTGACGATGCCAAGAAGGTCGAGGGGGTCCCCGGTCGTACGGCCGCCTGGAACGCCGGGCCGATGAATGGCGAGATCATTCGCCGGACGGCGCCCATCCTCGGCGTTGATCCCGATTTCGGCGCGGAAGGGGCAGCCCTCCTCGCTTCCTACTGA
- a CDS encoding UDP-N-acetylmuramoyl-L-alanyl-D-glutamate--2,6-diaminopimelate ligase: protein MKLSALAGTAFPELNAALAGSSGALDITSLTADSRKAEPGALFVAIAGSKADGAAFIDDAAQRGAVAAISASPHEGSRIPVLTVDNPRAFLAIAAARFYDAQPETMVAVTGTAGKTSVASFTRQIWAQAGLAAAMIGTTGVTAPGRTEYGSLTTPDPVALHALLAELARDGVTHGAMEASSHGLDQYRLDGVRLSAGAFTNLGRDHMDYHPTVEHYFAAKMQLFERVLPTGSPAVINADDEWSDRAIAAAEGAGQRVLTVGRKGKFLALKRVEQKRDSQFAEILHDGTIHEVRLPLAGEFQISNALVAAGLAIATGVDARTAFLALEKVEGAAGRLQLAGKAENGALAYIDYAHKPDALEKVLTAVRPFTTGRVIVVFGCGGDRDRGKRPIMGEIATRLADIVIVTDDNPRSEVPAEIRSEILAAAPGAKEIGDRAEAIAHAVGLLQTGDTLIVAGKGHEEGQTAGGVTRPFSDLAEVKKALEGHAS, encoded by the coding sequence ATGAAACTGAGCGCTCTCGCCGGAACGGCCTTTCCCGAACTGAATGCGGCGCTTGCCGGCAGCTCCGGTGCGCTCGACATAACCTCCCTGACCGCCGACAGCCGCAAGGCCGAGCCCGGCGCGCTGTTCGTGGCGATTGCCGGCAGCAAGGCGGATGGCGCGGCCTTCATCGATGATGCCGCCCAGCGCGGCGCGGTCGCCGCCATCAGCGCTTCCCCGCACGAGGGTTCGCGCATACCGGTGCTGACCGTCGACAATCCGCGCGCCTTTCTGGCGATCGCCGCTGCCCGTTTCTACGACGCGCAGCCGGAAACCATGGTGGCCGTCACCGGCACGGCCGGCAAGACCTCCGTCGCCTCCTTCACCCGCCAGATCTGGGCCCAAGCCGGCCTTGCCGCCGCCATGATCGGCACCACCGGCGTGACCGCCCCCGGCCGCACCGAATATGGTTCGCTGACCACGCCCGATCCGGTGGCGCTTCACGCATTGCTTGCCGAGCTTGCCCGCGACGGCGTCACCCATGGCGCGATGGAAGCCTCCAGCCACGGGCTCGATCAGTACCGGCTCGACGGCGTTCGGCTTTCGGCCGGGGCGTTCACCAATCTCGGCCGCGACCACATGGATTATCATCCGACCGTAGAGCATTATTTCGCGGCCAAGATGCAGCTTTTCGAGCGGGTGCTGCCGACCGGTTCGCCGGCGGTGATCAACGCCGATGACGAATGGTCGGATCGCGCGATCGCAGCGGCGGAAGGTGCAGGCCAGCGCGTTCTCACCGTCGGCCGCAAGGGCAAATTTCTGGCGCTGAAGCGCGTCGAGCAGAAGCGCGACAGCCAGTTTGCCGAAATCCTGCACGACGGCACGATCCACGAGGTCCGGCTGCCGCTAGCGGGCGAGTTCCAGATCTCCAATGCACTGGTCGCCGCCGGTCTTGCGATTGCGACCGGCGTTGATGCCCGAACCGCGTTTCTGGCGCTGGAAAAGGTGGAGGGTGCTGCCGGCCGGCTTCAGCTTGCCGGCAAGGCCGAAAACGGCGCGCTCGCCTATATCGATTACGCCCACAAGCCCGATGCGCTGGAAAAGGTGCTCACCGCCGTGCGGCCGTTCACCACCGGCCGGGTCATCGTGGTCTTCGGCTGCGGCGGCGATCGCGATCGAGGCAAGCGCCCGATCATGGGCGAGATTGCCACCCGGCTTGCCGATATCGTGATCGTCACCGACGACAATCCGCGCTCCGAGGTTCCTGCGGAAATCCGCTCGGAAATCCTGGCTGCGGCCCCCGGCGCTAAAGAGATCGGCGACCGCGCCGAGGCGATCGCCCATGCCGTCGGCCTTTTGCAGACGGGTGATACACTGATCGTAGCCGGCAAGGGCCACGAGGAAGGGCAGACGGCGGGCGGCGTGACCCGCCCCTTCTCCGACCTTGCCGAAGTCAAGAAGGCATTGGAGGGCCACGCATCGTGA